The segment AGTAATTCTACCTTCCCATTGATAATTCCTTTTTTAATTACGGAGATAACTGCTCATTGAAACCACTTCTTTTGCTAATTCCCCAATCCTTATTTTCACATCTTGATCAACTATTTGATTTGTACTATCAAAATGTTCACTATGTGCATAAACAAAACCCGGGGCAATGTAAGATCTAAAATAGCCACCTATTGGTTTCAATTGGTTCTCGACAACTAAGAAATGCTGATAAGTTCCCCCATTTGCTACAAATCCGATTACTTTTTTACGAAAGGCAGTCGGAGGTATTAAATCAAATAAGTTCTTTAACACTCCGGTCATTGAACCTTGAAAAATGGGTGTACCAATAATATAGGCATCTGCACAACAAACCTTATCAATGACTATTTTAGTATCACCTGTATAGGTGGCTGGGTCTCTACCATCACAGAATTGGATGTTATAATCCTTCAAATCAAGCAATTCTATGTCAACCTCTTCTATACCACTGCTCATTTGCAGAATTTCTTCTAGTACATTCTCAACTAACACTCTCGTTTTCGTGCCTACGATCGTCCCAGAAATCCCTAATATTTTCATATTAAGACTCCTTTCACATTTTACTACTTCGCAAAGAAACTAAGTATAAAGTATAAGCCTTTACAATATCTTAAAATTAAATAATAATAGAAAAAAGAATTGCTATAAAATGGTTATGTTTAATAAATAGAATGCTGGGGGTTTTTATTATGACATTTGATCAAATCTTAACGTTTGTAAGCGTTGCCACTACAAATAGCTTTACTAAAACTTCACAAGAGTTACACCTATCACAGCCTTCAGTAACTAGTAGAATTAAGAACCTTGAAGAAACATTAGGTGTAACCCTATTTGACAGAGATAATAAGAAATTAAGCTTAACAAAAGATGGCGAAATTCTACTAAACTACTCGAATCAGATTATTGATCTTTATAGTAAACTTTTAACAGACCTCAACAAAGCTTCTAATGAAGTTACCATAGGTGCAACACCTACAATTGGTATTTACATTGTGCCTGAACTTGTAGAAAAGTTACTAGTCCTAAATTCCAGCTATACGTTTGATTTAAAACACGGCTCTTCTGCTCAGTTACTAACGATGATTTTAGACGGGAAAATTGATTTAGGTTTTGTCATTGAAAAAATTGATCATCCGGATGTATATCATTTCGAAATAAGAGAATCGTTAAAAGTCAAATTAGTTGCTTCAGCAGGTCATCCAATCCTGAAAGAAGAAAAGATCAGTTTAGAGATGCTGCAAAGCTATAAGATTGTTAAATTAGATAATATGGGCTTATTTTGGGAACAAATCAATGATCAACTAAAACAAATAAATATGAAAACATTAATTAAAGTAGATCATCCCGAAACCGCCAAAAATATCATGCATAATACAACCTCATTGGCTTTTATGCCCAATGCTGTAATTGAAAAAGAACTTAAGGATGGCAGCATTAAAACGATTAATATTGATGGTATATTACCTTATGACTTCCCAATCTACCTGCTATATCATAAGCGTCAAGAAAGCATCCCAAAGTTCAAACAACTATTAAAACTTTTTAAAGAAATAGTATAGAGCACTCTCTTCGCTAAAGATCATTGAAGAATTCTATCTATCTAATAAAAAGCTAACGGCTAATCGATTGAACTGCTCATGGTGCTCAATATGTGCGCAATGTGAACAATTATCAAACATTTCCAGATATGAATTTGGAATTTTATCGGTTAATTTTATACCATAGTCTACATCTTTTAGTGGATCTTGTTTCCCGCCTACAATAAGTGTAGGTATTTTTATTTGACTGTAGTCTGTTAGTTCTCGTGACCTTTTTGGGGCAAATGGTGCTTTAAATCGTGCTGCAGCTGTGCATTCCCATGAACCTGGCTCCAAGCTTGCCTCATACCTCTTTTCAAGAAACGGTCCTGAATGCCATTTTTCATCATAAAAACACACTTGGAGTATTTTTTTATAATGACCCATCGAGCCATCATATTGACTTAGAATAGCACGCGCGGCATTTTCAGGTGCATTTTCCCCACCACTGATTGCAATTAACTTCTTTATATTCCACCTTGGATTGGTCTCAGCTGCAACCTCAAGGAGCATACTTGCCCCCATCGAATTACCAATAAAATAAGCGCTTTCAATATTTAGTGTTTTCATAAATTCCTTAATATGCTCTTTCCGTTTATTCCGCATATCTGTAAAATCAAATAGCTTTTCA is part of the Bacillus sp. Marseille-P3661 genome and harbors:
- a CDS encoding NADPH-dependent FMN reductase, producing the protein MKILGISGTIVGTKTRVLVENVLEEILQMSSGIEEVDIELLDLKDYNIQFCDGRDPATYTGDTKIVIDKVCCADAYIIGTPIFQGSMTGVLKNLFDLIPPTAFRKKVIGFVANGGTYQHFLVVENQLKPIGGYFRSYIAPGFVYAHSEHFDSTNQIVDQDVKIRIGELAKEVVSMSSYLRN
- a CDS encoding LysR family transcriptional regulator; protein product: MTFDQILTFVSVATTNSFTKTSQELHLSQPSVTSRIKNLEETLGVTLFDRDNKKLSLTKDGEILLNYSNQIIDLYSKLLTDLNKASNEVTIGATPTIGIYIVPELVEKLLVLNSSYTFDLKHGSSAQLLTMILDGKIDLGFVIEKIDHPDVYHFEIRESLKVKLVASAGHPILKEEKISLEMLQSYKIVKLDNMGLFWEQINDQLKQINMKTLIKVDHPETAKNIMHNTTSLAFMPNAVIEKELKDGSIKTINIDGILPYDFPIYLLYHKRQESIPKFKQLLKLFKEIV
- a CDS encoding alpha/beta fold hydrolase, yielding MRIEGKYVYAGGIKTHYFEEGSGEPLILLHSGEYGGCAETSWEYNIDYLSQYFKVYAPDWLGYGKTEKLFDFTDMRNKRKEHIKEFMKTLNIESAYFIGNSMGASMLLEVAAETNPRWNIKKLIAISGGENAPENAARAILSQYDGSMGHYKKILQVCFYDEKWHSGPFLEKRYEASLEPGSWECTAAARFKAPFAPKRSRELTDYSQIKIPTLIVGGKQDPLKDVDYGIKLTDKIPNSYLEMFDNCSHCAHIEHHEQFNRLAVSFLLDR